The genomic region TTGCAACACAGTGTTGCATAACCTAACCGGAAAACCACATCGAATTAAACCTCCATAGCATAAGGAAAGCTCATACAGTTGTTCTGTGAAGAATAAATGAAGATGAGAAACTTTGGTGGCTGAAATTAAATTCCAATGCCTGTGATGAAGAAACTTTAAACTGCAGAGGGATCTTTAGATAGATATTCAAGGATTCCATACCATTCTTGCCAAAACAGGCAAGCAGCCACATTTATGCCCCCCTGCTCGAACAGGACAGAGTCGTTGAGAAGCATCCTGAAAAGCGTTTTTCCATAGGTTGACAGAAAAGCTACCTTGCTTCTGATCACCCACTGCAGGTCCCGACAACCTTACAGACATCTTATTTGTGGATGAATTCTCAGCTGGAGATTGCATATTTGGAGTCAAAGCCTAAAAAGATAAGACTCTGGCCAGCAAACCATAAAATCACATCAAAGCTACTCCAAATTCACATGTTTGGTAATAATTTAGTTttcaatcaaaactaacaattATCATTCAGTCTAAATAAGTTCATGTGTAGACCTCAGGCAAAAAATGGCCTTAGACATGCAACTTGTCCATCAACCAAAATGATTGTCATGATGTAGGGACCCAGGCCACCTTTAACATGTTAAAAGAAAGAATGAGAGGTTCTTTTTTTGTGTAGGTGTACCTGCCACCATACTGACTCAACGACCCGAGAGAAAATCCAGAATTCAACTTTTTCCAATGCAGCAGTGAAGGTTCCTGTCTCTTGCCAGTCATCAGCAAACTGCATAAAACCGTTCGTTTGTTTATTACTGGAACTACCCCTCCATTTCAGTGTCGCAGACTTCACTTCATTTCTCTTGCTAGTCCCATTTGACTCCACAAACTTAACCGAAGGACTTGACTTGCTTGAAATGTCAAATGCTTGAGATATGATCTCCCTTAGCACGACAGTGTTTGATAACCAGAATGTCAACCTTAACATACAAATGGAAAAAAAGAACATCAGTTCCCAGTAATTAAGAGCATTTGTAACACTATGAACTATAACGTGATGAGTTTTACCTGGGGACATCATTGCCACAGGACTTTGCTATCAAAACAAGCCCTGATACAGTGTTCTTAGCAATTGTGGCTCGCTTGCCCTGAGTCCAATGATTGCAAGCATGGATATAAAGTCTAGAAATGCGCCGAGCCGGTGTGTGAACTTTATGCGCAGAGCTCCCATGCTCTGGTACAACAGAGTAGAGGGAAATTTCAAGAACAGCAACTTCTCGCAGCTCTTCCTCAAGTTTCTCAATTCTCATTTCCATTTCTTCAATCTTTCGTTCCAAGGCTGTTTCAATCTCTTGTTCGCCATTTTCTTCAGCGTCTACTATTTCATGGTCACTTTCCACACTCTGAGCACCATTTGAGGCCCCATCAAGGATATCAGTTCCTCTTACCTCTTTGATAGGCTTATCGTCAACCTCCTCAAATGGTTCTGAGGAAGGTTTAATGGGAACTTCGCTATCACTAGAACCTTTTCTGGTTTTAACTCCTGAAGGTCCATTATTTGAATTAGTGACTTTGTTGGCAGTATGATGCAATCCTTTTGATCTTGACTTAATAGATTCACTACGAGACCCCTCCCTGTCCCTGGATCCAGGAGAGCTCTCTGAGGAATTCTTTTTGACAACAATTTTGGGTACCCTTGATACTCTTTCGACTTTCTCATCCTCAAGGGTAGGTGAATCCCCTTGAGATGACACGGAATCCTTTATTGTCTCACAATCTGACACCTCGTCGTCAATATTCTCTTTGGAAGTCATTGGATTGGCTTTCAGATCTTGAGGTACCTCCTTAAACCTGCTGACATCATCCACATAATGATAACCAAGTTTTCGTTAACTTCAGAGAGCTCTGTGCCCGTGTTTGAATCACTTACTAACGTACTGGGGCTGGTCTAGCATAAGAGACTTTAGATTCTCTATCTTTTGCATTCAATGTCTTAGCGGTATTCCCTTGATTCAGCTTGTTGTCTCTCATTTCTGTTCTTCCAGTCCGCTTGGTGTTTTTAGTATTTGGggttttccttttgtcaatcTCTTTCATGGTTAACAAGGTTTAGTTCCTCCAGCCACAGCAATCAAATGAAAAGACTATTACATGGAAGAAAACACAATAATCAACAAAGCTCTTCTTCTAATTACTCTCTGTGTGACGACTGGAAAACGGAAAACCAGCAATACATGCATAAAGCAAGCAAGGGGATTA from Pyrus communis chromosome 9, drPyrComm1.1, whole genome shotgun sequence harbors:
- the LOC137745304 gene encoding uncharacterized protein isoform X2; amino-acid sequence: MTSKENIDDEVSDCETIKDSVSSQGDSPTLEDEKVERVSRVPKIVVKKNSSESSPGSRDREGSRSESIKSRSKGLHHTANKVTNSNNGPSGVKTRKGSSDSEVPIKPSSEPFEEVDDKPIKEVRGTDILDGASNGAQSVESDHEIVDAEENGEQEIETALERKIEEMEMRIEKLEEELREVAVLEISLYSVVPEHGSSAHKVHTPARRISRLYIHACNHWTQGKRATIAKNTVSGLVLIAKSCGNDVPRLTFWLSNTVVLREIISQAFDISSKSSPSVKFVESNGTSKRNEVKSATLKWRGSSSNKQTNGFMQFADDWQETGTFTAALEKVEFWIFSRVVESVWWQALTPNMQSPAENSSTNKMSVRLSGPAVGDQKQGSFSVNLWKNAFQDASQRLCPVRAGGHKCGCLPVLARMVMQHCVARLDVAMFNAILRESAHEIPTDPVSDPILDSRVLPIPAGDLSFGSGAQLKNSVGNWSRWLRDLFDMDADNSLQEDHLGGEDDDRQIGDGESKSFLLLNALSDLLMLPKDLLIDTRIRKEVCPSISLPLVKRILCNFTPDEFCPDAVPGDVLEALNAESIVERRLSGESARSFPYTAAPVVYTPPSSADMAEKVSEAGGSSQLERDVSAVQRKGYTSDEELEKLDSPLSSIIDKLPLTPTIIANGNGSGKHEHAGHACTNARYELLREVWSA
- the LOC137745304 gene encoding uncharacterized protein isoform X1 gives rise to the protein MQKIENLKSLMLDQPQFKEVPQDLKANPMTSKENIDDEVSDCETIKDSVSSQGDSPTLEDEKVERVSRVPKIVVKKNSSESSPGSRDREGSRSESIKSRSKGLHHTANKVTNSNNGPSGVKTRKGSSDSEVPIKPSSEPFEEVDDKPIKEVRGTDILDGASNGAQSVESDHEIVDAEENGEQEIETALERKIEEMEMRIEKLEEELREVAVLEISLYSVVPEHGSSAHKVHTPARRISRLYIHACNHWTQGKRATIAKNTVSGLVLIAKSCGNDVPRLTFWLSNTVVLREIISQAFDISSKSSPSVKFVESNGTSKRNEVKSATLKWRGSSSNKQTNGFMQFADDWQETGTFTAALEKVEFWIFSRVVESVWWQALTPNMQSPAENSSTNKMSVRLSGPAVGDQKQGSFSVNLWKNAFQDASQRLCPVRAGGHKCGCLPVLARMVMQHCVARLDVAMFNAILRESAHEIPTDPVSDPILDSRVLPIPAGDLSFGSGAQLKNSVGNWSRWLRDLFDMDADNSLQEDHLGGEDDDRQIGDGESKSFLLLNALSDLLMLPKDLLIDTRIRKEVCPSISLPLVKRILCNFTPDEFCPDAVPGDVLEALNAESIVERRLSGESARSFPYTAAPVVYTPPSSADMAEKVSEAGGSSQLERDVSAVQRKGYTSDEELEKLDSPLSSIIDKLPLTPTIIANGNGSGKHEHAGHACTNARYELLREVWSA